One region of Paenibacillus polymyxa M1 genomic DNA includes:
- a CDS encoding flavodoxin, translated as MNLGKIMIAYASMTGNTEEIAELIAEGVRQAGHEAELKASYDCSAQELLAYDGFLLGVYTWGDGELPDEFLDFYEELDELDLSGKKTAVFGSGDTSYTQFCGAVDLVEEKVKERGASVVQESLKIEFNPLDDEKENCRAYGRQFAQAGIGVS; from the coding sequence ATGAACTTGGGTAAAATCATGATTGCTTATGCTAGCATGACCGGTAATACAGAGGAAATCGCGGAATTGATCGCCGAGGGTGTTCGTCAGGCAGGGCATGAGGCGGAGTTGAAGGCTTCGTATGATTGCAGCGCGCAAGAATTGCTTGCATATGACGGATTCCTGTTGGGTGTATATACATGGGGAGATGGTGAGCTTCCTGATGAATTTTTAGATTTTTACGAGGAACTAGACGAGCTTGATCTGTCTGGTAAAAAGACTGCTGTATTTGGCAGTGGAGATACATCTTATACACAATTCTGTGGCGCAGTGGACTTAGTAGAGGAAAAAGTCAAAGAACGCGGCGCATCGGTCGTTCAGGAGAGTCTGAAGATTGAATTCAATCCACTCGATGATGAGAAGGAGAATTGCCGGGCTTACGGAAGACAATTTGCGCAGGCTGGTATTGGAGTGTCCTGA
- a CDS encoding STM4015 family protein, with amino-acid sequence MEVKLVVDYEAYENGQTMAKSIEELAAKPESAQVTDLIIGDWGGAYENSPDDFIPVLVKLKDQFPKVRKLFIGDMEYDECEVSWINQTNLSPLLEAFPKLESLHIKGSQDLSLEPLRHNHLQELVIICGGLPVSVLQQIRNAELPELRKLELYLGVEDYGFDGKLEDILPFLDSNPFPKLTYLGLKDSEIQDEIAIAAANAPVIGQLEVLDLSQGTLSDQGAEALLASESIKGLKHLDLSYHYMSSEMMERWKNSGLSVNVEDQQEADEEDDWRYPSLTE; translated from the coding sequence ATGGAAGTGAAATTGGTTGTAGATTATGAAGCTTATGAGAATGGCCAAACGATGGCTAAATCTATTGAGGAACTGGCAGCCAAGCCGGAGAGTGCCCAAGTTACGGATCTGATCATTGGAGATTGGGGAGGCGCCTATGAAAACTCACCAGATGATTTTATACCGGTGTTAGTGAAGCTTAAAGATCAATTTCCTAAGGTACGCAAGCTGTTTATTGGTGATATGGAATATGATGAGTGTGAGGTATCATGGATTAACCAAACGAATCTGTCGCCGCTGTTAGAAGCGTTTCCAAAGCTTGAATCCTTACATATTAAAGGAAGCCAAGACCTGAGCTTGGAACCACTTCGCCATAATCATCTTCAAGAATTGGTTATTATTTGTGGTGGTCTGCCTGTGAGCGTCCTTCAGCAAATCCGTAATGCCGAACTGCCTGAACTGCGCAAGCTGGAGCTGTATTTGGGTGTCGAGGATTATGGTTTTGACGGTAAACTGGAAGATATTTTACCGTTTTTAGACAGCAATCCTTTTCCCAAACTTACATACTTGGGACTCAAAGACAGTGAGATACAGGATGAAATTGCCATTGCTGCTGCTAATGCCCCTGTGATTGGACAACTGGAAGTGCTAGATCTCTCACAAGGTACATTGTCTGATCAAGGTGCAGAAGCGCTGCTGGCTAGTGAAAGTATAAAAGGGCTAAAACATCTGGATTTGAGCTATCATTATATGTCTAGTGAAATGATGGAACGCTGGAAAAACTCAGGTTTATCTGTGAACGTAGAAGATCAACAAGAAGCAGATGAAGAAGATGATTGGCGCTATCCATCACTGACAGAGTAA
- a CDS encoding STM4014 family protein, translating to MMKMWDSNVNEPFILFGNSGNRRTTGLQKARSRLMLPPALEVSYTDVLGAIREKHSLSELMVRIAAQAAQDSVNGSVHVRESIDQLLAGRVDRGPLLRLDAPGENFEVERELIALGAPDAEGDDSLLPWPEWAHDTGILAAEARRLQEQHGRIWHPAQWFRGYCRLLAWLRHEVDRLWPSSRWMNDPAEVAVMFDKRRCSAVLDQADIRVPPVLTASGGAFRDAVDLHTAMKESGFHRVFVKIFCGSGASGVMAYQVHPQTHAELAVTTIGTEIIHGQRVYYNAGRLRRYTDKQDIHAILNWLCLEGVHVERWIPKATLNGRVYDVRQLVCESEACHAVLRLSHSPITNLHLRNERLLLEEAGLPQNTVESVQHTAIAAMRVFPSSMVAGLDVLVPAHGGRPYVLDVNPFGDLLYRVEYQGWNPYEWEMLHLANRSVVLERKDR from the coding sequence ATGATGAAGATGTGGGATAGTAATGTCAACGAGCCGTTTATCTTGTTCGGTAATTCGGGGAATCGTCGAACTACGGGGCTGCAGAAAGCACGAAGCAGATTAATGCTTCCGCCAGCTCTGGAGGTTTCCTATACAGATGTGTTGGGGGCCATTCGAGAGAAGCACAGTCTGAGCGAACTGATGGTCAGGATAGCTGCACAAGCTGCGCAAGATAGCGTGAATGGCAGTGTCCATGTGCGAGAGAGCATTGATCAATTACTGGCAGGGCGGGTGGACAGAGGTCCATTGCTACGTCTGGATGCACCGGGCGAAAACTTTGAGGTAGAGCGGGAATTGATTGCTCTGGGCGCCCCGGATGCCGAGGGAGACGATTCTTTGTTGCCATGGCCGGAATGGGCACATGACACAGGTATACTGGCGGCAGAAGCGCGCCGTTTGCAGGAGCAGCATGGTCGCATTTGGCACCCGGCACAATGGTTCCGGGGCTATTGCCGTCTGCTGGCTTGGCTGCGGCATGAAGTAGATCGGCTCTGGCCTTCGTCGCGCTGGATGAACGATCCTGCGGAAGTAGCCGTCATGTTTGACAAACGGCGTTGTAGCGCCGTATTAGACCAGGCAGACATCAGGGTCCCGCCTGTGCTTACAGCTTCAGGCGGTGCATTTCGTGATGCTGTCGATCTGCATACAGCTATGAAAGAGAGTGGGTTTCACCGCGTATTTGTGAAAATATTTTGCGGGTCAGGTGCTTCTGGTGTTATGGCATATCAGGTACATCCCCAGACACATGCAGAGCTGGCGGTAACTACGATTGGAACAGAGATCATACACGGACAGCGTGTGTATTATAATGCCGGACGATTGCGTCGTTATACAGACAAGCAGGACATTCATGCCATCCTTAACTGGCTATGTTTGGAAGGGGTACATGTGGAACGCTGGATTCCCAAAGCGACCCTGAACGGACGTGTTTATGATGTGCGTCAACTCGTGTGTGAATCAGAAGCTTGTCATGCGGTTTTACGTTTGAGTCACAGCCCCATTACAAATCTACATTTGCGTAATGAGCGACTCTTGCTGGAGGAAGCCGGACTACCACAGAATACGGTAGAATCGGTCCAGCATACTGCAATAGCCGCCATGAGGGTTTTTCCGTCATCTATGGTTGCTGGACTGGATGTGCTCGTTCCGGCTCACGGTGGTCGTCCCTATGTATTGGATGTTAATCCGTTCGGTGATTTACTGTATCGGGTTGAGTATCAGGGTTGGAATCCATATGAATGGGAAATGCTGCACCTTGCTAATAGGAGCGTAGTTTTGGAAAGGAAAGACAGATAA
- a CDS encoding HlyD family secretion protein — translation MSKKTVLPILIVLLILSGGAIGYYYWYQATHFVKSDDARIQADQYKVMPQISGEISHIDVEEGDVLQRNEPIAEQDVSGLDASMISKSVLRAPINGTVIKIYSKEHEIGTPGSAVATMVDMNNLYVSTNIEETDINRIKPGQLVDITLDAAGDQVIQGKVRKVGEASNAVFSLVPAVNTSGNFNKVTQRVPVEIAVNKPKDMKLIPGTNVEVKIHTS, via the coding sequence GTGAGTAAGAAAACTGTATTGCCGATTCTCATCGTGCTGCTCATTCTGAGTGGTGGAGCTATTGGCTACTATTATTGGTATCAGGCAACACACTTTGTTAAAAGTGACGATGCGCGCATTCAAGCCGATCAGTATAAGGTGATGCCGCAAATTTCCGGTGAGATTAGCCACATTGATGTTGAAGAAGGCGATGTGCTGCAACGCAATGAACCGATTGCCGAACAGGATGTATCAGGACTGGATGCAAGCATGATTAGCAAGTCTGTGCTGCGTGCGCCGATTAACGGAACTGTTATTAAGATTTATTCGAAAGAACATGAAATTGGAACACCGGGTAGTGCTGTAGCGACTATGGTTGATATGAACAACCTGTATGTATCCACGAATATTGAAGAAACCGATATAAACCGTATTAAACCAGGACAGCTTGTTGACATTACGCTTGATGCTGCAGGCGATCAGGTCATTCAGGGTAAGGTTCGTAAAGTGGGCGAAGCTTCCAATGCAGTGTTTTCGCTCGTTCCTGCTGTGAACACAAGTGGTAACTTTAATAAGGTGACTCAACGTGTACCTGTAGAAATTGCTGTGAACAAGCCGAAGGACATGAAGCTTATCCCTGGAACGAACGTGGAAGTAAAAATTCATACATCTTAA
- a CDS encoding DHA2 family efflux MFS transporter permease subunit — MAANETAAAPSTDSSKERWLAFFAIVLGAFVAILNNSLINVAIPRLTTDLGSTTTRIQWVITGYTLASGVIVPITGYMEQRIGYKKFLILALSVFSLGTGICIFAWSDSSLIAARVLAGLGGGVIMPLSMTIIYKIMPREQIGMSLGIWGIAAMAAPAIGPTLSGYLIEWFNWRFLFIVSLPVALFAILMVILLIKEPPKVTPKPFDLPGFLLAATCAGTLLYALTNGQRDGWTSFGIVSLLFISFWALVFLIYVESGKDNAVIEISLFKNSKYTISVIASSLVMMGMYGGTFLTPLFLQNIQRVSPIDTGIILIPQAIAMAAMMPIAGKLFDKFGIVPLGLVGLTLTSFMTYHLHQLTPDTSHAWLETVMALRGLGIGICMMPLSTVGMNAVHPSKVANASTASNLVRTVAASMAIAVLTAIMQSRSAAHAQQISESITQDSAHTLQATLGSSWMSSISSLITLDATSRGIGDTFLISSIPLFCTIPLIFLFIQRKKAKTQPEA, encoded by the coding sequence GTGGCTGCCAATGAAACTGCTGCTGCTCCTTCGACAGATTCTTCCAAAGAACGCTGGCTTGCCTTTTTTGCTATCGTTTTAGGCGCCTTTGTCGCCATTCTGAACAACAGTCTGATCAATGTCGCCATTCCACGATTGACGACGGATTTAGGGTCAACGACGACACGTATTCAGTGGGTTATTACAGGTTACACGCTTGCATCCGGCGTAATCGTCCCGATTACCGGATATATGGAGCAGCGTATCGGATACAAAAAGTTTTTGATTCTTGCGCTCAGCGTGTTCTCGCTGGGGACAGGAATATGTATTTTTGCATGGAGTGATTCTTCCCTGATTGCAGCGCGTGTATTGGCTGGTCTGGGCGGCGGTGTCATTATGCCGCTGAGTATGACGATTATTTACAAAATTATGCCGCGTGAACAAATCGGGATGTCCCTTGGTATATGGGGGATCGCTGCAATGGCCGCACCAGCTATAGGGCCTACGCTGAGTGGCTACTTAATTGAATGGTTTAACTGGCGTTTCTTGTTTATTGTCAGTCTGCCGGTTGCTTTATTTGCCATTTTAATGGTCATCCTTCTCATCAAGGAGCCGCCTAAGGTTACGCCGAAACCGTTTGATCTGCCAGGATTTTTACTGGCGGCAACCTGTGCAGGAACACTCTTGTACGCACTGACAAACGGCCAGCGTGATGGCTGGACTTCTTTTGGGATTGTATCTCTGCTGTTTATTTCTTTCTGGGCACTTGTCTTTCTCATCTATGTAGAAAGCGGCAAAGATAATGCTGTAATTGAAATTTCATTATTCAAGAATTCAAAATATACGATTAGTGTTATCGCCTCCAGTCTGGTCATGATGGGGATGTACGGTGGAACGTTCCTAACACCGTTGTTTTTGCAAAATATTCAGCGCGTGTCACCGATTGATACTGGTATTATCCTCATTCCACAGGCCATTGCCATGGCGGCGATGATGCCTATTGCAGGGAAGCTGTTCGATAAGTTCGGCATTGTGCCTTTGGGACTTGTGGGCCTGACGTTAACCAGCTTTATGACCTATCATCTTCATCAGCTTACGCCAGATACTTCGCATGCCTGGTTGGAAACCGTAATGGCATTACGGGGTCTGGGAATTGGTATTTGCATGATGCCATTGTCCACGGTCGGCATGAATGCTGTTCATCCGAGCAAGGTAGCCAATGCGTCTACAGCGTCCAATCTGGTACGTACGGTGGCTGCATCTATGGCGATTGCGGTACTGACCGCCATTATGCAAAGCCGTTCAGCTGCCCATGCCCAGCAAATTTCGGAGTCCATTACACAAGACTCGGCTCATACGCTACAAGCGACATTGGGTAGCTCATGGATGTCATCCATAAGTAGTTTAATCACACTGGATGCTACATCGAGAGGAATTGGGGATACGTTCCTCATTTCATCTATACCGCTGTTTTGCACGATTCCACTCATCTTTTTGTTTATTCAGAGGAAGAAAGCAAAGACACAGCCGGAAGCTTAA
- a CDS encoding STM4013/SEN3800 family hydrolase — translation MTDMNQIVGSHDIVMITLDTLRYDVAKLEEENCSNLCGSGSWEKRHTPGSFTYAAHHAFFGGFLPTPANTDKASHIRLFHTKDTGLRTHPHTWLFDAPDIVSGLENEGYRTICIGGVIFFTKKNKLAKVLPGYFQESYWRMNFGVTNPRSTEHQVNHALKLLEKADPAQRLFLFLNVSAIHGPNHYFVKGSSKDSVESQRAALRYVDGELGRLFDALRKRGKTFCMAFSDHGTAYGEDGYEGHRLAHEVVWNVPYRDFIL, via the coding sequence ATGACTGATATGAATCAAATTGTCGGCTCTCATGATATTGTCATGATTACACTGGATACCCTGCGTTATGACGTAGCCAAGCTGGAGGAAGAAAACTGCTCGAATTTATGCGGCTCCGGGTCGTGGGAAAAGCGCCATACACCAGGGAGCTTTACATATGCTGCACACCATGCTTTTTTTGGCGGATTTTTACCGACTCCGGCCAATACAGATAAGGCTTCACATATCAGGCTGTTTCACACAAAGGATACGGGATTGCGAACGCATCCACATACCTGGCTGTTCGATGCTCCGGACATTGTGTCCGGGCTGGAGAACGAGGGCTATCGGACGATCTGTATCGGTGGCGTTATTTTTTTCACGAAGAAGAACAAGCTGGCCAAGGTGCTGCCCGGATATTTTCAAGAGAGCTACTGGCGCATGAACTTTGGCGTTACCAACCCTCGTTCAACAGAGCATCAGGTGAATCATGCCTTGAAGCTGTTGGAAAAGGCAGACCCTGCACAGCGCTTGTTTTTGTTTCTGAATGTATCAGCAATCCATGGGCCTAATCATTATTTTGTAAAGGGCTCTTCAAAAGATTCAGTAGAGTCTCAACGAGCAGCTTTGCGGTATGTGGATGGTGAACTTGGACGCTTGTTTGATGCTTTGCGTAAGCGTGGCAAGACGTTTTGCATGGCTTTTTCCGATCATGGTACAGCTTATGGCGAAGACGGCTACGAAGGGCATCGTCTGGCGCATGAGGTAGTGTGGAATGTGCCTTACCGCGATTTTATACTGTAG
- a CDS encoding efflux RND transporter periplasmic adaptor subunit: protein MKILRVESTLAALVLGGAVLAGCSSNSGAAQDMVVPVKISQAQQGVIGQGNIYTGTVTPSETVNIVPKVGGKVVELPVDIGSEVKKGQVLFKLDDKDMRNNVAKARAAAAAAAAGVSTAQASHESTMVQATSGLVQSKSGVIQSQSAINQAQGAINQATTAVEQATHSVSSAANTVKQTQQALADAQKNVTRTQSLFDAGASTQAQLEQAKTAVVNAEAAYNNAQNAQANAKDQLIAAQKALTTARNSYESAKNSYSNANSGYSNAQNQLKVSQNTAGIESSQQSLKQAQLNVNIAQDALDDTVVTSPINGIVGTKNAEVGEMVSAQSPALVIANLSTVNTLIYVPAEQINNVKAGDKVQVRVAASNIVTTGTVKNVSPLDASGKGYPVKISVANPDMKLKSGMLADISFVAANAQEGIVIPTAAVQQDQGKEYVYVVNGDHAKRKEVKTVQTTGSQTLITSGLSKEENVIVNNLALLTDNSPITITQ from the coding sequence ATGAAAATATTGAGAGTAGAAAGTACATTAGCGGCTTTAGTCCTCGGCGGCGCAGTGCTGGCAGGCTGCTCCAGTAATAGCGGAGCGGCTCAGGACATGGTCGTACCGGTTAAAATTAGTCAAGCACAGCAGGGGGTTATCGGACAGGGAAATATTTATACAGGTACGGTAACACCTTCGGAAACAGTCAATATTGTGCCTAAAGTAGGCGGTAAAGTGGTTGAGCTGCCTGTGGATATTGGTTCTGAGGTTAAAAAGGGCCAAGTACTATTCAAACTTGACGATAAGGATATGCGTAACAATGTTGCAAAAGCCCGTGCCGCCGCCGCCGCCGCAGCAGCAGGCGTAAGCACCGCTCAAGCATCCCATGAATCAACGATGGTTCAAGCAACTTCGGGCTTAGTGCAGTCCAAAAGCGGTGTGATTCAATCCCAAAGCGCAATCAATCAGGCTCAGGGGGCTATTAATCAAGCAACTACAGCCGTAGAACAAGCGACACATAGTGTCTCCTCGGCAGCCAATACGGTGAAACAAACACAGCAAGCTTTGGCAGATGCACAAAAGAATGTAACACGTACACAAAGTCTGTTTGATGCTGGTGCAAGCACCCAAGCACAATTAGAACAAGCAAAAACCGCAGTTGTGAATGCAGAAGCGGCTTATAATAATGCACAAAATGCGCAGGCTAATGCAAAAGATCAATTGATAGCAGCTCAAAAGGCCCTAACTACAGCCCGCAACAGCTATGAGTCAGCAAAAAATAGCTACAGTAATGCCAACAGCGGCTACAGCAATGCACAAAATCAACTTAAAGTATCTCAAAATACGGCTGGCATTGAGTCTAGCCAACAATCTCTTAAGCAGGCACAACTGAATGTAAACATTGCTCAGGATGCATTGGATGACACCGTTGTTACATCACCGATCAACGGTATTGTGGGTACGAAAAATGCAGAAGTGGGCGAAATGGTATCCGCTCAGTCTCCTGCGCTAGTCATTGCTAACTTGAGTACGGTCAATACATTGATCTATGTCCCTGCGGAACAGATCAACAATGTAAAAGCAGGTGACAAGGTACAGGTTCGTGTTGCAGCTTCTAACATTGTAACAACAGGTACAGTCAAAAATGTAAGCCCGTTGGATGCAAGCGGAAAAGGCTATCCTGTAAAAATCTCAGTAGCCAATCCAGATATGAAACTGAAATCCGGCATGTTGGCTGATATCAGCTTTGTCGCTGCCAATGCGCAAGAAGGTATTGTTATTCCTACTGCGGCAGTGCAACAGGATCAAGGTAAAGAATATGTATATGTAGTAAACGGCGACCATGCGAAACGCAAGGAAGTGAAGACTGTTCAAACGACAGGTTCACAAACACTCATTACCAGTGGCTTGAGCAAGGAAGAGAATGTGATCGTAAATAATCTGGCATTGCTGACCGATAACTCACCGATTACAATTACCCAATAA
- a CDS encoding RluA family pseudouridine synthase: MNQDELTRQEHAQPNIPVLYEDNHVLAVVKPVNVPTQEDASGDPDLLSLLKEDLKIRHNKPGNVFLGLVHRLDRPVGGAMIFAKTSKAASRLSESVRSRHFHKLYTAVLNGVPAALQGRLTHYLLKDSRTNTVKTVRPGTAGAKEAILEYRVIGQAAGLSLVEIKLHTGRSHQIRVQMQAIGCPLYGDQKYGGNLSRPGQQLALWSLLAGAPHPVSKEAMSFHSLPPVQFPWSEWPLSLYEKMITSEN; encoded by the coding sequence ATGAATCAAGATGAACTTACTCGGCAAGAGCATGCACAGCCGAATATTCCCGTACTATATGAGGACAACCATGTCCTGGCGGTTGTAAAGCCTGTCAATGTTCCGACACAGGAGGATGCCAGCGGTGATCCCGATCTGCTGTCTTTACTCAAGGAAGATTTGAAAATCAGACACAATAAGCCTGGTAACGTCTTTTTAGGTTTAGTTCACAGGCTAGATCGGCCTGTAGGCGGAGCCATGATTTTTGCCAAGACGTCCAAAGCTGCTTCTCGCCTGTCAGAGTCGGTTCGAAGTCGTCATTTTCACAAGCTGTACACAGCTGTTCTGAATGGCGTTCCTGCGGCTCTTCAAGGCCGGCTAACCCATTACCTGCTAAAGGACAGCCGTACCAACACGGTCAAAACGGTTCGACCCGGCACGGCCGGTGCCAAGGAAGCCATTTTGGAATACCGCGTTATCGGACAGGCTGCTGGACTCAGTCTTGTGGAAATTAAGCTACACACCGGACGCTCGCACCAAATTCGCGTACAGATGCAGGCAATCGGCTGTCCCCTCTATGGGGACCAAAAATATGGCGGTAATCTGAGCCGTCCTGGTCAACAGCTGGCCCTCTGGTCCTTGCTCGCTGGAGCACCGCATCCGGTCAGCAAGGAAGCGATGAGCTTCCACTCACTGCCTCCCGTCCAATTTCCTTGGAGTGAGTGGCCCTTGTCGCTTTATGAGAAGATGATTACGTCGGAGAATTGA
- a CDS encoding STM4012 family radical SAM protein, which translates to MKAMNLNHLHPMGAATQTSPGMDTKLVTTRFQWPDTPVEWARTIREAPYRSYLYSYPHKTAYRSFDTPLSLQELWEKEELESYFLYMHIPFCAARCGFCNLFTLPDKRQDVHKEYVDALERQARQWAPIMGGRPFSRFAIGGGTPTLLEAPLVERLFDIAENIMGLDPKRASISVETSPDTVTEDRLEVLKRRGTDRVSMGIQSFVESESAAIYRPQKPKLVREALERLVEYNFPLLNVDLIYGLPGQTVETWLYSLEEALSYSPGEIFLYPLYIRENTILKPGYTGLDHDIRLSLYEVARERLKQAGYVQYSMRRFAKNEGTSSKELLPYSCQEEGMAGLGCGARSYTRDVHYASRYGVSTAATRSIIADYVAAERHDLADYGFILNADERKRRFILKALLHREGLELCAYAERFGVCLEDDFTGMSLLLESGMAVVEEGTLRLTEEGMAYSDAIGDWMISTSVRERMEGYVGA; encoded by the coding sequence ATGAAAGCCATGAATCTGAATCACCTACATCCGATGGGCGCAGCAACCCAAACTTCTCCGGGAATGGACACAAAATTAGTAACGACTAGATTTCAGTGGCCGGATACTCCTGTAGAATGGGCACGTACGATCCGAGAAGCTCCCTATCGCTCCTATCTGTACTCTTATCCGCATAAAACGGCCTATCGTTCGTTCGATACACCGCTCTCATTGCAGGAATTGTGGGAGAAAGAAGAGTTGGAAAGCTATTTTTTGTATATGCATATACCGTTTTGCGCAGCTCGCTGTGGATTTTGTAACCTGTTCACTTTACCGGATAAGCGTCAGGATGTGCACAAGGAGTATGTGGATGCGCTAGAAAGACAAGCTCGGCAATGGGCCCCAATTATGGGCGGTCGGCCTTTTTCACGTTTTGCGATTGGCGGTGGTACGCCGACCTTATTGGAGGCTCCTTTGGTGGAGCGTTTATTTGACATTGCGGAAAATATTATGGGATTGGACCCCAAGCGAGCTTCTATTTCAGTCGAAACCTCTCCCGATACTGTAACTGAGGATAGGCTGGAGGTGCTCAAGCGCCGCGGTACAGATCGTGTTAGCATGGGAATCCAGAGCTTTGTGGAATCAGAAAGTGCCGCCATATACCGACCTCAGAAGCCCAAGCTTGTTAGAGAAGCACTTGAGCGGCTGGTAGAATACAATTTTCCTTTGCTCAACGTGGATCTGATCTATGGTCTGCCTGGTCAAACGGTGGAAACCTGGCTGTATTCTCTCGAGGAAGCCCTGTCCTATTCGCCAGGAGAGATTTTTCTTTACCCGTTATACATTCGTGAAAATACGATTTTAAAGCCTGGCTATACTGGGCTGGATCATGATATTCGCCTCAGCTTGTATGAAGTAGCGCGCGAACGACTCAAACAGGCAGGATATGTACAATATTCCATGCGCCGTTTTGCTAAAAATGAGGGTACATCTAGCAAAGAGCTTTTACCCTACAGTTGCCAGGAGGAGGGCATGGCTGGACTGGGGTGTGGTGCACGCTCTTATACACGCGATGTACACTATGCCAGCCGGTATGGTGTCAGTACAGCAGCTACACGTAGTATTATCGCGGATTATGTGGCGGCGGAGCGTCATGATCTGGCTGACTACGGCTTTATTTTAAATGCGGATGAGCGTAAGCGACGTTTTATCCTGAAGGCGCTTCTTCATCGGGAAGGTTTGGAGCTATGTGCCTATGCAGAGCGCTTTGGTGTATGCCTGGAAGACGATTTTACAGGAATGTCGCTGCTGCTGGAATCGGGTATGGCTGTGGTCGAGGAGGGCACGCTTCGACTTACGGAGGAAGGAATGGCCTATTCCGATGCGATTGGAGACTGGATGATCTCCACATCAGTACGCGAGCGTATGGAAGGATATGTAGGCGCATGA
- a CDS encoding class I SAM-dependent methyltransferase, giving the protein MYVAQEWKDYEVMDTGGGEKLERWGNIVLRRPDPQIIWPLTQETAEWRNVHGHYHRSSSGGGQWDMKKPIPERWTISYGPLKFHIKPTSFKHTGLFPEQAANWSWMMDKIKGAGRPISVLNLFAYTGGATTAAAYAGASVVHVDAAKGMVQWAKENVQLSGLADRPVRFITDDVFKFVQREQRRGNRYDAIIMDPPSYGRGPNGETWKLEESLYPFLESCMSIISDQPLFMLINSYTTGISPTVLRNMLSMTMQQKYGGQISAGEIGLPITRSGLNLPCGILGRWEA; this is encoded by the coding sequence ATGTATGTAGCACAAGAGTGGAAAGACTATGAAGTAATGGATACAGGCGGTGGTGAAAAGCTGGAACGTTGGGGCAATATTGTCCTGCGTCGTCCCGATCCGCAAATCATATGGCCTTTGACCCAGGAAACAGCGGAATGGCGGAATGTTCATGGGCATTATCACCGCAGCTCTTCCGGGGGAGGCCAATGGGATATGAAAAAGCCTATCCCCGAGCGCTGGACGATTAGCTATGGACCGCTTAAATTCCACATTAAACCGACCAGCTTCAAGCATACTGGCCTTTTCCCAGAGCAAGCAGCCAACTGGAGCTGGATGATGGATAAAATTAAAGGCGCGGGCAGACCTATTTCCGTACTGAACCTGTTTGCATACACAGGAGGGGCCACGACTGCCGCAGCGTATGCCGGAGCCAGTGTAGTTCACGTGGATGCCGCCAAAGGTATGGTGCAGTGGGCAAAGGAAAACGTTCAATTGTCCGGTCTGGCTGACCGTCCGGTGCGCTTCATTACAGACGACGTGTTCAAGTTCGTGCAACGGGAACAACGTCGAGGCAACCGTTATGATGCCATTATTATGGACCCTCCTTCTTACGGACGTGGACCTAATGGAGAAACCTGGAAGCTTGAAGAAAGCTTATATCCGTTCCTTGAATCCTGCATGAGCATCATTTCAGATCAACCCTTGTTTATGCTGATCAACTCCTACACGACGGGAATTTCACCTACTGTATTGCGTAACATGCTGAGCATGACGATGCAACAAAAGTATGGGGGCCAAATTAGCGCTGGTGAAATCGGATTGCCGATCACACGCTCAGGATTGAATTTGCCTTGTGGTATTCTCGGACGCTGGGAGGCTTAA